In Ursus arctos isolate Adak ecotype North America unplaced genomic scaffold, UrsArc2.0 scaffold_10, whole genome shotgun sequence, the DNA window TCCTTTCAAcagtcatctttttattttatcaaatcaCATTATATCTTAATCAGTTATGATTTTAGACCTTATTATGTTCTGACATGTATTGTGATTAGATGTATATATGTTCTCTGTGAGTAAATTGTGAGCAACTTAAGGAATCGAACTgtatcttactcattttttatgTCACAGAGTATTTTTTACATGAAGAGcttcaatatattttgaatatttaaatatggaaagaaatagTGTAGAATTGAGATTCTAAGGTAtgataaagttttataaaaattctctttatctttttctttcttttttttattttaacaaaccCTTGTGTTGAGATTTTCAATAGATTGCAGTGAGAGAGCTGTTCTACTATGTACAATACCCAGAAAAAAATTCCGTGTTTAAAATAATGGCATTAAGATAGCACTATCTCCTCTTCTTTGAatccagagaaactgaggcaaaagtGAAATCCCAATTACATCTTAATGGAAAGTAGGGCAAGCTCTCATGCTAAACATAAGAGTAGGAAGAAAAATGCCAagttcaatgaaaaataaagtattacagAATATGAGATGATGCAGAGTGGATATCTTAccctttaaaagaatgaaatgttgagTGAGTAGATAATTTTCCAAAGTAGGTACACaccttaaaatacaaaatgaaacgTCCATTACTTGAACAGAGATAGATCAGAGTGAATGGATCTGACCCGTGAAATAGTACGGAGGAGCTGGTGAAAGAGAAAATTGGAGGATTTTCCATTTGACAGGACAGCGGGATAACTGCATGGTAAATTCTCTTGCTGATATTTGTTATTACCAACAAGTAAaggctaaacacacacacacacacacacacacacacctggataTGGTTAGATATAGATGTAGAttagatatagatatggatacaaatatatagatctatctatctatctatctggacagagacagagagaggtggagagatgaagacaaagacagagagaccCGCAAACACTACATTCCTGTAAATCATCTTCATATTTTAAAGCATTCTCCTGGCTCCTCTTTGGAATATAAATAATGATTGGCAGTGAAAAGGTAtgggagctaaaaaaaaaaaaaaaatatgtaaaataaagaaattaactaGAAGCAAATTGACTTAAATAactattcccatttttaaaaatgaccataTTTTGTAAAAATCTGACCAGAAGTTTTTCATGAAATCAAAGGACCTAATAAGTGACTACTGCATTTTTTAACTTACATGCTTCTTACAATATacaatgtatgaaaaaaaaagcacagcataAGTTGAAAAATCATCTAGCactgtaaaggaaagaaaagtataaTAGTAAGGGAAtattgaaaaaaacaacaaaagggaagaaaaaacatcAAAGAATTCAGGCAGAAATATGTAGACACACAAAGGAATCTTGAAGAATGTGGgcaaaagggcacctgggtggatcagttggttaacgGTCTAgacacctttggctcaggtcacgatcctgggatggagtcctgcatcagctccctgctcagtgcagagtctgcttctccctctacccttccccccgcCTCTGCtcatgatctttctctctctctccaataaatgaataaaacatatatatatgaaaaaaagaatgcgggcaaaagtaaatggaaagaaataattataagacCCTGTAGTCATCATGGACTGGCTTATACTTAACTCTGAATAGTCTTGACTTGGGGAATTAAATTAGTTagcatttaaatcattttaacaattaaagaatttaaataaattagaaaaataaaaaaataaaattaaacaaactaGGAGGAAGGTGTTTATAAAAATTACACatacacccacatacacacacaatgaattgaggtaaaagaaaatctgaagattTCATAAACAATCTTATAGAAGTTatttgaataataatttaaaaacaacaacaactagatAAACAATTTGTTGTATAATCaggttaaaagtaaataaaaataaattaagagatCAAATGTGTTAGTATCAAGATAAGCAATAAAACAGAATGTTTTTgctcagtttttatttcaaatatttgtaataaGGGGAAAAATAAGGTCATGAATCAATGAATACATAATCCATATTTATGAAATGctaaatacaaaacagaaaaatttgaCACATATACATTCTTAGCTAATTTATTTCAAATCAtaaattccataaatatttatttttattttttatttttaaaattttattatgctatattattgtttatttttctagtataaaatctcattttttgctttcttgtactttttgccttaaaatttattttatttgttttattagccattcttgatttttgtgtgtgtatgtggaatTATATTCTAGTTTCTCTTTGAATCcttttaaatgacttaaaaaaaagctGTACAACTAGGTATAGACTAAGGAGAATTTTGTACCAAAATTAACCTCAGGGCTCACTCTTTTTATTAAGGTAAATccaaggtggaaaaaaaaaatcatgctgaaACAATTAGACTTCCTATTTATGACTACTTTTGAACataccaaaattaaaattttaaagtaatgtttCCAATTAGTTGTGTTTAATTCACTTTCTCAATTACTTTCAGATTTATTACCAAATCTATGAATTAAGAAGGTCATGCTACAGAGTAGAAAGTTAATGGTTGTCCAGTTTAACTgacctggatttaaatcctggATCATTCACTCTCTTCGAAAAGTTGGAAACAACTTTTGAACTTGCtgtagtctcatttttttttttttatcttcctcaTTGGCTATTATGATAATTAAATGACATAGTGCATGTAAGTATTATGCTATAGTGAATAATATAAGACGGCTTTAAAATGTGAGgtaattgggggtgcctgggtggcacagtcgttaagcgtctgcctttggctcagggcctgatcccaacattctgggattgagccccacatcaggctcctccgctaggagcttgcttcttcctctcccactccccctgcttgtgttccctcttttgctggctgtctctgtcaaataaataaaatcttaaaaaaaaaagaagttaggtaattgatttatttttatactcaGTTTTGAAAAAGTAGCCTTTTTTCTATactattctattttaaaactatattgtATTACAGCTCAATACTCCCACAATAAGAAGCAATGGCACAATTCTTTAGCAACCAGTAAAGTCCAGTAGCCTATTTAAGAGCTTAGAGTGAGATTTTAGGTCCACTTTGGACCCAGAAGATATTCTTGATATGGCCTATGATTAAATGTGTCTACTGACAAGTCCTCACCTCTGATGAAACAAGGAGAGAGCAGTAGTCTCAGGAGATCTAAGGGGTAAAAGTTCTTTGTTCTTCTTGATAGTATTAGCAATCCCACAGGAAAGGTGAAGGTCTATCATCCTCTAAAAATGAGTTCACACAAAGGGCATTGGTGGGAAATGTGGTAAAGTTTATTACTGTAGAGTGACTACTctttagaaaaatagaagacTTCTATAGCTAACGTCTTTTAGCTGAATCCTTTCGGAAGTATTAAATTTATACAGAACTTTATTACTTCACTAAGATAAGGTAAACATTTGTTTATGAAGTTCTTATTCCaaagtattatatttaattaaaatcaaattataaataaaaggaatgggACAATTCATAAGCTCGATTTTAACCCAAAATTCTCTGAAATAAGATTTTCAGTATAAATGTACATAGATggtgtaaaggagaaaaaaataaatgtttactgagatTATATTTTCACCCAAAGAAAGTCAATCTTAGCTGAGTAATCCTCAATTAATTATAGTTCCATATACTGCAAACAACAATATTGTAAATTTgacattgtgatttataagaaaaatatatatttggtcattgAGATGATATCTATTTGGTCTTCCTATGCAATATCTGGTTCACAGCTCtaaaatcccttggaatttcctaagtgtggGGAGTGATAAAAgtatcttttattattctttttttttaaagatttatttatctacttgaaagagagagagagagaggtggggggagaggggaaggatgagagggacagagagaatctcaagcagaatctgtgctgaatgtggaaccctatgcggggcttgatctcacaaccctgagatcatgacctgagctgaaaccaagagtcagaggcttaactactgagccaccctttTATTATTCTAATGAGGTAACTGTGGGAAAGCCTAAGGATGGTGACTGGCTGGCTCTCAGTGGAGCCAACCATGTGATGACAGGTTAGAATTTTCAATTCCATTGCTCAGCCTCCAGGGAGAGGATAAGGGCttgagattgagttcaatcaccaataaCTTAATCGATAATTCCTTTGtgataaagcctccataaaaatccaaaaggacagggttcaaAGAGATTTCTatttggtgaacacatggagatttggggaaagTGACATGCTGGAGAGAGTGTGGAagctctgtgccccttcccaTGTACCTTCACTTTTGCATGTCTTCCATGtggctattcctgagttataCCCTTTTTATGATAAATCAATAATCTAATaaagtgtttctctgagttctgtgagacACTGTAGGGGAGTCATGGAGACCTCAAATTTATAGCCAGTATGTTAGAAGTATGGATGATAGCCTGGCCTTGCAATTGACATCCTgaattgaagtttttttttttttttttttaagattttatttatttacttgacagagagagaggcagcgagagagggaacacaagcagggggagtgggacagggagaagcaggctttctgctgagcagtgagcccgatgcagggcttgatcccagaaagctaggatcatgacctgagccgaaggcagacacttaacgactgagccacccaggagccccatgaagTGGGTGGTTTTAACTTCCAATTTGTAACCAGTCCATCAGAAGCATAAGTAGTAACTTGGTTTTGTGACTAGCTTTAAAGTGGGATGGCAGGGAGCCTTATGAGACTGAGctcttaacctgtggaatctgattaAAACTCTGGGTTGGATAATATCAGAATTGAGCCAAATTGTAGGACACTCAGCTGGTGTGCCAGCATTGTTTGTTGGTGTGCGTAAGTTCCCCCTTAAACACATGCATATTGGAATTGGGTCCTAGaacccaaaataataagaaattttcttttttatggtattttaaataagacaatttgataaaaacatttttaataaaaatcttataaaataaataaaaagaaatctttcttacACAAAATATACACCTGATAAAGTCATAGCAGAGAAGAAATTTGGCAACTAGTTAGATagtaatttaatgtttattttatcccTCTTAGGCAGAATTATAAACTATAATATTATACTTTATTCACTTTACACTTGTGCCcaccttaacgcccatcaccctaTTCCCCCATTTCTTGACCCACATCCACTctagcagccctcagtttgtttcctacagttaagggTCTCTcaaggtttgtctccctctctgatgacttcctattcggttttccctcccttcccctatgatcctctgtgctgtttcttatattctacatacgagtgaaaccaaatgataattgtctatctctcattgacttatttcactcagcataataccctctggttccatccatgccAATGTAAAtgataagtattcatcctttctgatggctgagtttggcaattgtggacattgctgctataaacattggggtgcatgtgctcctttgGATCATTAgatttgtatctttggggcaaatatctagtagtgcaatttctgggtcatgggTAGCCTTATTTTTAACTCcttgaggaaactctatactgtttttcatagtggctataccaggtgcattaccaccaacagcgtaagagagttcccctttctctgcatccttgccaaccttttttttttcctgtcttgtaaattttagccattctgactgctgtgaggtggtatctccttgtgcttttgatttgtatttccctgatgccaagtgatgtggagcatttttcatgtgtctgctggccatttgtatgagtcctttggagaaatgtccgttcatgtcttctgaccatttctgACAATTATCTGttatttgggtgttgagtttggtaagtttttatagatcttggaaaCTCCACATATCACTTAAAGAAAATGGCAGACAAGCTGGACATGGGGGAAATCACCAGCTTTGATAAGGCCAAGCTGAAGAAAATGGAGACGCCAGAGAAGAACACCCTGCAGACCAAAGAGATCACTGAGAAGGAAAAGCGGAGTGAatcctcctctttcattcatgattttattaatttgggtcctttctctttcctttttgataagtctggctaggggtttataaatcttactaattctttcaaagaaggagcttctagtttcattgatctgttcttttggttttagttcattgatttctgctcttatctttattatttttctccttctgctaggtttagactttatttgctgttctttctccagctcctttaagtgtaaggttagcctgtgtatttgagacttttctagttTATTGAGAACGGTTTCTATTTCTATGTACTTCCCTCCTTAGGACCACCTTTctctgcatcccaaaggttttgaacagttgtgttttcattttcatttgtttccatgaatttttaaaattcttctttaatttcctggttgacccattaattctttagtaggatgctctttaaccttcaaatatttgatttctttccaaatttcctcttgtgattgagttcaagtttcaaaacattgtgttcagaaaatacacagggaatgatcccaatcttttggtactagTTGAGACTtcatttgtgacctagtatgtgatctattctggagaatgttccatgtgcacatgagaagaatgtgtattctgttgctttaggatggaatgctctgtatatatctgtcaAGTCCGTCTAGTCCATGAGTTattcaaagtccttgtttcttgttgatcttctgcttggatgatctgtccattgctgtcagtggggtgttgaagtcccctactattattgtcttattatcaatgtgtttctttaatttggttattaattggttgatataattggctgctcccaagttagggacataaatatttataattgttagatcattttgttggatagacactttatgtatgatatagtgtcccttttcatcccttactacagtctttggtttaaaatctaacttgtctgatatgaggattgctaccccagcctccttttgaggtccattagaaTGATAAATGGTTCACCCACTCACTtccaatctggaggtgtctttggttTTAAATGAGTCTTttgcagacagcatatggatgggtcttgcttttttatgcaactaataccctgtgtcttttgattggagcatttagcccatttacattcagagtaactactgaaagatacgAATTTATTGCcatgtattacctgtaaagtccctgtttatgtagattgtctctgtttctttctggcctatgttacttttgggctctctcttcacttacaggatccccttgaatatttctttcagggttggtttagtgatcataaatttttttagtttctgtttgtcctggaagatCTTTATCTCTCCTTACTTTCTAAATGAaggccttgctggataaagtattctcagcggcatgtttttctcatttagtaccctaaatatatcatgccaacCCTTTCTGGCTGACAGGTCTCTGTGggtaggtctgctgccagcctgaTGTTTCTATTCTTGAGCTTAAGGAGTTCTTGCCtattgctgctttcaggattttctctttacctcCGAAATTTTCAAGCTTCATTATtgtatgttggggtgttgatccACTTTTATTGATTATgagggggggttctctgtgcatcctggacttgaatgcctgttttcttccctAGATTATGGAAGTtatcagctataatttgctcaaatataccttctgtccgtttcttcttcctctgggacctcAATAATTCTAATactgtttcactttatggtatcactgatttcTTGAAGCCTCCCCCCATGGtccattcattatttttctctcttttcctcagcttccctcctttccatcacttgtcttctatgtcactttctcttctgcctcatttaccctagctgttagagcattcaatttagactgcatctccgttaaagcattttaaatttcagcctcattagattttatttctgcactaagtgATTCTTTagtgtcttttattctttttttcatgggCAGTCAAAAACTTTATAACCGTTATTCTGAATTCTAgatctgacattttacttatattcaTATTGATTAAATCTATGGCAGAGAATAttacctctgtttctttcttttgttgtgaatttcttcttctagttattttgaaaagaatagataaatgagggaccaaaatcaaaaatatcaaccatgatcCCAGTGAAATACACATTAGACGAATTTGAAGAGATcagaaacaacaataacaatagcagcagcagcagcagcaaaaacaacaacaaaggaaaaaagagaacataaTCTCACAGGTGGACAAAATAGGGTGATTCACAtcatcctgggtgtattttggtctggtTGTTAGACAACACTAAATCTGAAAattgtaagaaagaaaagaaagaaagaaaagaaacgtatatatatacaaaaataaaattgaatacagtgaaaggaagccaaaaatgaagactattatctataaaatgtaaatgtaaaaatgaaaattaaaaaaaaagacttaaaaacaaagagttgagggatacctggggggctcagtcagttaagcatttgccttcaactcaggtcatgatcccagcatcctgggatcaatctctgcattgggctccctgctcagcaggggtctgctcctccctcctcctgctcttgtgttcttgctctctctccctctcaaataaataaagtctttaaaaaacaaaacaaaacaaaacaaaaaacaaagagttgataaaataagaaactaagttgaaaaggaataaaaagaaaaacgaaaaaattttttaactgaaagcCTGAAgactcatgagaaaaaaaccctcaaattctaTACACTATTTTCCTCTAGCACAGGACCTTTTCAGTTCTGTCTGACCCATAAACTTGGTATTCACCTgatgttcctgctggtcttcttggggaggggcctgttgcactggtTCATAGGTGTGTTTGCCTGGGCAGAGttgcaccacccttgccagggggccagactcagtgtaagctgcttcaggttgctctatgtggcttttgttccctggaggcTTTTCACGCAGCTtacaaaaagtggtcactttctatttgtagaattgcagcaattcttttctcagatcttaggttgaattcacaggtgttcagaatgatctgatagatatctagctgaattcaagggaccagatgaaatgcgGGCCCCTTACTCTTctaccatcttccttccttcctcttaatTGCATAATCATCTAATCACCTTATAGAATCTCAAATCTATGATTTGGTAGTATATTTCAAATCGACTATATATTTCTTGCcttattctttaaacaaaatactatattttgaaacaaaatagtattttattttagatattgaaATTGGATTCTCACTgtaaatttaatgttaaaaataaagtctggTTTTATTTTGCGGTTTTGCTACCCTTATAATAAACTAGTATGCAAAACAGAGTCTATGTCATTATCAGTTTCCTCAACCAGTACAAGTAGCAACTGGAACAATGAAAATAAtgg includes these proteins:
- the LOC125281794 gene encoding thymosin beta-10-like translates to MADKLDMGEITSFDKAKLKKMETPEKNTLQTKEITEKEKRSESELPYCSP